The sequence below is a genomic window from Columba livia isolate bColLiv1 breed racing homer unplaced genomic scaffold, bColLiv1.pat.W.v2 Scaffold_588, whole genome shotgun sequence.
ACGTCATCAGTGTCACATCCCAGGGGGGTGGTTCCAGCGTCCCCATTGGTGGTGGCATCTCCATAGACCTCGGTGacgtgtccccaagtgtccccatggACGCAGGTGGCACCGGGTTGGCCGGCTGGCCCCATCGCTGCATCCCCATTGGTGGTGACGTCATCACTGTCCCCAACGGGCGCCATGGTGACAAACGCCATTGTGTGGGTGtcacccccatagaccccagtGGGGGCCCCATTGGGgtcactggtgacactgggctGTTGTGTCACATCCAATACGACGTCTCCATTGGTGGTGACGTCATCATTGTCCCCAACGGGGGACCCGGTGACAACGTCCCCATTGGTGGAGACGTCCCCATAGACCCCAGTTGGGGCCCCATTGGGgtcactggtgacactgggtggCTCTGTCCCCCCCATATTAACGTCCCCATTGGTGGTGACGTCATCAGTGTCACATCCCACGGGGGTGGTTCCAGCGTCCCCATTGGTGGTGGCATCTCCATAGACCTCGGTGacgtgtccccaagtgtccccatggACGCAGGTGGCACCGGGTTGGCCGGCTGGCCCCATCGCTGCATCCCCATTGGTGGTGACGTCATCACTGTCACCAACAGGGGACCCGGTGACCACGTCCCCATTGGTGGTGacgtccccattgtcccctatGGGCGCCGTGGTGACAAACGCCATTGTGTGGGCGTCACCCCCATTGGGgtcactggtgacactgggctGTTGGGTCACATCCAATACGACGTCCCCATTGGTGGTGACGTCATCATAGACCCCAGTTGGGGCCCCATTGGGGTCACTGGTGGTGACGTCATCAGTGTCACATCCCACGGGGGTGGTTCCAACGTCCCCATTGGTGGTGGCATCTCCATAGACCTCGGTGacgtgtccccaagtgtccccatggACGCAGGTGGCACCGGGTTGGCCGATTGGCCCCATCGCTGCATCCCCATTGGTGGTGACGTCATCATTGTCCCCAACAGGGGACCCGGTGACCACGTCCCCATTGGTGGTGACGTCATCATTGTCCCCTATGGGCGCCGTGGTGACAAACGCCATTGTGTGGGTGTCACCCCCATTGGGgtcactggtgacactgggctGTTGGGTCACGTCCAATACGACGTCCCCATTGGTGGTGACATCATCATAGACCCCAGTTGGGGCCCCATTGGTGGTGACGTCATCAGTGTCACATCCCACGGGGGTGGTTCCAGCGTCCCCATTGGTGGTGGCATCTCCATAGACCTCGGTGacgtgtccccaagt
It includes:
- the LOC135578107 gene encoding putative surface-exposed virulence protein BigA isoform X1, with translation MGLRLLLLLAAIGRCVAAPPCPRPVPAPPPPARDVIDQGAPADDVISEGTTTPYDVINGATPADYATSEGVTAADDVIDDVTAADDVTGEGTPADDVISEGTSPPSVTSDPNGDPTGAYGGDTNVTAAPVGDSDDVTTNGDVVTGSPVGDSDDVTTNGDAAMGPAGQPGATCVHGDTWGHVTEVYGDATTNGDAGTTPVGCDTDDVTTSDPNGAPTGVYDDVTTNGDVVTGSPIGDHDDVTTNGDVVLDVTQQPSVTNDPNGAPTGVYGGDTHTMAFVTTAPIGDSDDVTTNGDAAMGPAGQPGVTCVHGDTWGHVTEVYGDATTNGDAGTTPVGCDTDDVTTNGAPTGVYDDVTTNGDVVLDVTQQPSVTSDPNGGDTHTMAFVTTAPIGDNDDVTTNGDVVTGSPVGDNDDVTTNGDAAMGPIGQPGATCVHGDTWGHVTEVYGDATTNGDVGTTPVGCDTDDVTTSDPNGAPTGVYDDVTTNGDVVLDVTQQPSVTSDPNGGDAHTMAFVTTAPIGDNGDVTTNGDVVTGSPVGDSDDVTTNGDAAMGPAGQPGATCVHGDTWGHVTEVYGDATTNGDAGTTPVGCDTDDVTTNGDVNMGGTEPPSVTSDPNGAPTGVYGDVSTNGDVVTGSPVGDNDDVTTNGDVVLDVTQQPSVTSDPNGAPTGVYGGDTHTMAFVTMAPVGDSDDVTTNGDAAMGPAGQPGATCVHGDTWGHVTEVYGDATTNGDAGTTPLGCDTDDVTTSDPNGAPTGVYGDVSTNGDVVTGSPVGDHDDVTTNGDVVLDVTQQPSVTSDPNGGDAHTMAFVTTAPIGDNGDGTTNGDVVTGTPIGDDDVMGAAPAPPPLCPPPSPPRHPAGGASGAQ
- the LOC135578107 gene encoding putative surface-exposed virulence protein BigA isoform X2; protein product: MGLRLLLLLAAIGRCVAAPPCPRPVPAPPPPARDVIDQGAPADDVISEGTTTPYDVINGATPADYATSEGVTAADDVIDDVTAADDVTGEGTPADDVISEGTSPPSVTSDPNGDPTGAYGGDTNVTAAPVGDSDDVTTNGDVVTGSPVGDSDDVTTNGDAAMGPAGQPGATCVHGDTWGHVTEVYGDATTNGDAGTTPVGCDHDDVTTNGDVVLDVTQQPSVTNDPNGAPTGVYGGDTHTMAFVTTAPIGDSDDVTTNGDAAMGPAGQPGVTCVHGDTWGHVTEVYGDATTNGDAGTTPVGCDTDDVTTNGAPTGVYDDVTTNGDVVLDVTQQPSVTSDPNGGDTHTMAFVTTAPIGDNDDVTTNGDVVTGSPVGDNDDVTTNGDAAMGPIGQPGATCVHGDTWGHVTEVYGDATTNGDVGTTPVGCDTDDVTTSDPNGAPTGVYDDVTTNGDVVLDVTQQPSVTSDPNGGDAHTMAFVTTAPIGDNGDVTTNGDVVTGSPVGDSDDVTTNGDAAMGPAGQPGATCVHGDTWGHVTEVYGDATTNGDAGTTPVGCDTDDVTTNGDVNMGGTEPPSVTSDPNGAPTGVYGDVSTNGDVVTGSPVGDNDDVTTNGDVVLDVTQQPSVTSDPNGAPTGVYGGDTHTMAFVTMAPVGDSDDVTTNGDAAMGPAGQPGATCVHGDTWGHVTEVYGDATTNGDAGTTPLGCDTDDVTTSDPNGAPTGVYGDVSTNGDVVTGSPVGDHDDVTTNGDVVLDVTQQPSVTSDPNGGDAHTMAFVTTAPIGDNGDGTTNGDVVTGTPIGDDDVMGAAPAPPPLCPPPSPPRHPAGGASGAQ